A genomic stretch from Candidatus Schekmanbacteria bacterium includes:
- the rimO gene encoding 30S ribosomal protein S12 methylthiotransferase RimO yields the protein MSKTEKIKIVCLGCAKNNVDAEVMAGILEENGIEIVDGDAPADTVLINTCSFIDKAKQESIETILNASRLKEKGEIKKIIVTGCLPQRYGGELQKEMPEIDSIAGINDIPRIMDYVSSGRESSARKKDSPTFIYDHKLPRKRFTPHGVSYIKIADGCSNRCSYCSIPAIRGDLRCREIKSIVNEAKKLARDGTVEINLIAQDLTAFGNSDNNGNDLKTLLVELEKIKGIKWIRPLYLYPSKIDNELIDIISSSEKICKYFDIPIQHSEDRILKKMGRKYRRQDIEELMTRIRERAPDAVLRTSLITGFPGESKEDFNSLLEFIKKVRFDTLGTFTYSREIGTPAYSFKGHVSKKEAMQRALEIENAQREISAARNKNLIGTLNEAIVERKSEETGFYEGRIKSQAPDVDGITFIQGKKLVPGKIYKVEIVSSVDFDLTAEVVK from the coding sequence ATGAGCAAAACTGAAAAAATAAAAATCGTCTGCCTCGGGTGCGCAAAGAACAACGTAGATGCCGAAGTCATGGCCGGGATACTTGAGGAAAACGGAATCGAGATTGTGGATGGTGATGCACCGGCAGACACTGTCCTCATAAACACATGCTCTTTTATAGATAAAGCCAAGCAGGAGTCCATTGAAACCATACTCAATGCTTCACGCTTAAAAGAAAAAGGTGAGATAAAGAAAATAATAGTCACAGGTTGTCTTCCGCAGAGATATGGCGGTGAACTTCAAAAAGAGATGCCTGAAATAGACTCCATCGCCGGCATAAATGACATACCGAGAATAATGGATTATGTTTCTTCCGGAAGAGAATCTTCCGCACGGAAAAAAGATTCGCCGACTTTCATTTATGACCATAAACTCCCTCGGAAGAGATTTACGCCGCATGGAGTGTCTTATATAAAAATTGCCGATGGCTGCTCCAACAGATGCTCATACTGTTCCATTCCTGCAATCAGAGGAGACTTAAGGTGCAGAGAAATAAAATCAATAGTAAATGAAGCGAAAAAGCTGGCTCGCGATGGAACGGTCGAAATAAATCTCATAGCGCAGGATCTTACAGCATTCGGAAACAGTGATAATAACGGGAATGACCTTAAAACCCTACTTGTTGAACTTGAAAAAATCAAAGGGATTAAATGGATAAGACCTCTCTACCTTTATCCTTCAAAAATAGACAATGAGCTTATAGACATAATTTCCTCGTCAGAAAAAATCTGCAAATATTTTGACATTCCCATACAGCACTCTGAGGACAGGATATTGAAAAAGATGGGGAGGAAATACAGAAGACAGGATATTGAAGAGCTTATGACACGCATAAGAGAAAGAGCGCCTGATGCAGTATTGCGCACATCCCTGATAACAGGTTTCCCGGGAGAAAGCAAAGAAGATTTCAACTCACTCCTTGAGTTTATAAAAAAAGTAAGATTCGATACTCTTGGAACATTCACCTATTCAAGGGAAATAGGAACACCGGCTTATAGCTTTAAAGGACATGTCAGTAAAAAAGAAGCAATGCAGAGGGCGCTGGAAATAGAAAACGCACAGAGAGAAATATCAGCCGCAAGAAATAAGAATCTCATAGGCACTCTTAATGAGGCAATAGTAGAACGCAAGTCTGAAGAGACCGGGTTTTATGAAGGAAGAATAAAGTCGCAGGCTCCTGATGTTGACGGCATCACATTCATACAGGGGAAAAAACTTGTGCCCGGGAAAATTTATAAAGTCGAGATTGTTAGCTCAGTTGATTTTGACCTCACCGCAGAAGTAGTGAAATAA
- the ald gene encoding alanine dehydrogenase yields the protein MIIGIPKEIKNHEYRVGVVPSGVRALVEAGAKVVVEKSAGIGSNIADREYEEAGAKILQSAKEVYNSSEMVIKVKEPLPAEYPFLRKDLILYTFLHLASNRELTEELIKRKVSAIGYETIQLENGSLPLLVPMSEIAGKLSIQVGASFLEKEHGGRGILLGGVPGVLPGKVTIIGGGTAGINAAKVACGMGADVTILDIRQEKMAYIDDIFGARIKTLMSNSHNIEISLSEADLVIGAILIPGKKAPVVIPKKLISSMKKGSVFVDIAVDQGGCAETTRPTTHSNPVFVEEGVIHYCVTNMPAAVACTSTYALTNVTIPYAVKIAVMGFKEAVKSDSALGLGVNTFAGNITCRGVAESFSMNYTAVENIL from the coding sequence ATGATCATTGGAATCCCTAAGGAAATAAAGAACCACGAATACAGGGTAGGCGTTGTCCCGTCCGGAGTACGCGCCCTTGTTGAGGCAGGCGCAAAGGTAGTAGTCGAAAAATCAGCAGGGATTGGAAGCAATATAGCTGACAGGGAATATGAAGAAGCAGGCGCAAAGATCCTCCAATCAGCAAAAGAGGTTTACAATAGTTCAGAAATGGTAATCAAGGTAAAGGAACCTCTTCCTGCAGAATATCCTTTTTTAAGGAAAGATCTTATCCTCTATACTTTTCTCCATCTTGCATCAAACAGAGAACTTACGGAAGAATTGATTAAACGCAAAGTCTCCGCCATAGGCTATGAGACAATACAGCTTGAAAACGGAAGTCTTCCTCTTCTTGTCCCTATGAGTGAAATAGCGGGAAAACTTTCGATACAGGTTGGCGCTTCATTCCTTGAGAAGGAACATGGCGGCAGAGGGATTCTTCTCGGAGGTGTCCCGGGGGTCCTGCCCGGCAAAGTCACCATTATAGGAGGCGGGACTGCGGGGATAAATGCTGCGAAGGTAGCCTGCGGCATGGGAGCTGACGTTACAATCCTTGATATCAGGCAGGAAAAAATGGCTTATATAGATGACATATTCGGAGCAAGGATAAAAACCCTCATGTCGAACTCCCACAACATAGAGATATCGCTTTCTGAAGCCGATCTCGTCATAGGTGCAATCCTCATCCCGGGAAAGAAAGCACCGGTCGTGATACCAAAAAAGCTAATAAGTTCCATGAAGAAAGGCTCCGTCTTTGTAGATATTGCCGTTGACCAGGGAGGCTGTGCTGAAACTACAAGACCTACAACCCACTCAAATCCGGTATTTGTAGAAGAAGGTGTCATACATTATTGCGTGACAAACATGCCTGCCGCAGTTGCATGCACGTCAACCTATGCACTTACAAATGTGACCATCCCCTATGCAGTAAAGATAGCAGTGATGGGATTCAAAGAGGCTGTAAAGAGTGATTCTGCATTGGGTCTTGGAGTCAACACCTTCGCAGGGAATATTACATGCAGAGGAGTTGCCGAGTCATTTTCAATGAATTATACAGCGGTTGAAAATATCTTGTAA
- a CDS encoding prepilin-type N-terminal cleavage/methylation domain-containing protein → MTMKKPKSKQGGFSIIELVVVILIIGVVAAIAIPTYLNYRKKAISVEATTNLINIYKFEMQYFAEKNTFTDSMNLLSFEAKSNPYYTYSIVATQLSFTAEARGNIDNDPDEDVWTVNDSQAIVHTSID, encoded by the coding sequence ATGACTATGAAAAAACCCAAATCAAAGCAGGGTGGATTCAGCATCATTGAACTCGTCGTAGTCATTCTTATCATCGGTGTAGTTGCAGCTATTGCAATACCGACATATTTGAATTACAGGAAAAAAGCCATAAGCGTAGAGGCGACAACAAACCTGATAAATATCTATAAATTTGAAATGCAATATTTTGCAGAAAAGAATACCTTTACGGACAGCATGAACCTTCTCTCCTTTGAAGCAAAATCGAATCCCTATTATACTTATTCCATAGTTGCGACTCAGCTTTCATTTACTGCCGAGGCTCGCGGTAATATTGACAATGATCCTGACGAAGATGTCTGGACTGTTAATGACAGCCAGGCGATCGTCCATACATCGATAGATTAA
- the bioF gene encoding 8-amino-7-oxononanoate synthase has translation MDFIDEELKRLKDKNLYRVLRPVSTPQDHRIKIAGKSFILLSSNNYLGLANHKLIKKKSAEALIKYGTGAGASRLISGNIELYDELEKTISRFKRTESALVFSSGYAANVGTISALASEKDTIFSDELNHASIIDGCRLSGADIKVYPHSNADKLEWMVKKYRGRGKKFIITDSIFSMDGDIAPLGEIKNIASKHGCILFVDDAHATGVLGKTGRGSSELFRIDGRIDIYMGTLSKALGSAGGFICGKKELIDFLINKSRSFIYSTGLPPSALAAGTAAIELIEKDRSLRDKLLKNVEILKAGLDSLGYDTMKSETQIIPVLMKSEELAIRAFNFLYENGIFVPAIRPPTVPPNMSRLRITVMATHTMKEMEFVLDVFSKMRRAIRI, from the coding sequence ATGGATTTTATTGATGAGGAGCTTAAGAGGCTTAAAGATAAAAATCTTTACAGAGTCCTAAGACCAGTTTCAACCCCGCAGGATCACCGCATTAAAATCGCCGGGAAATCATTCATACTCCTTTCTTCAAATAATTATCTTGGTCTTGCCAACCACAAGCTTATAAAAAAGAAATCAGCAGAGGCTCTCATTAAATATGGCACAGGAGCAGGAGCATCGAGGTTGATATCAGGGAACATTGAGCTATATGATGAACTTGAAAAGACCATTTCACGTTTCAAACGAACGGAAAGCGCTCTTGTTTTCTCATCAGGATATGCCGCAAATGTCGGGACAATATCTGCACTGGCATCAGAAAAGGACACCATTTTTTCAGATGAGCTAAACCATGCAAGCATAATAGACGGATGCAGGCTGAGCGGAGCGGACATAAAAGTCTATCCCCATAGCAACGCAGACAAGCTGGAATGGATGGTTAAAAAATACAGAGGCAGGGGAAAGAAATTTATAATCACAGACTCCATATTCAGCATGGACGGCGACATCGCGCCGCTTGGAGAAATAAAGAATATAGCATCAAAGCACGGCTGCATATTGTTTGTCGATGATGCCCATGCCACAGGTGTGCTTGGAAAAACCGGACGCGGTTCTTCGGAACTCTTCAGGATTGACGGCAGGATAGACATTTACATGGGAACCCTCAGCAAGGCGCTTGGAAGCGCCGGAGGTTTTATCTGCGGAAAAAAAGAATTAATAGATTTTCTTATAAACAAAAGCAGGAGCTTTATCTATTCAACCGGACTTCCTCCTTCAGCGCTTGCCGCGGGAACGGCAGCAATAGAACTAATCGAAAAAGATAGAAGCTTGAGGGATAAGCTTTTAAAGAACGTAGAAATACTGAAAGCCGGGCTCGACAGCCTCGGCTATGATACGATGAAAAGCGAGACGCAGATAATCCCGGTATTAATGAAAAGCGAAGAGCTTGCAATCAGGGCATTTAACTTTCTTTACGAAAACGGCATATTCGTTCCAGCCATCAGACCGCCTACAGTTCCGCCAAATATGTCAAGGTTGAGGATTACCGTAATGGCAACCCATACAATGAAAGAGATGGAGTTTGTGCTTGATGTCTTTTCAAAGATGAGACGGGCAATCAGAATTTGA
- a CDS encoding methyl-accepting chemotaxis protein, with protein sequence MKHKDKRKKIIVDMSSQSKYAIMVFAYLMIYSLIVNVLVYLPTVSVLENENLPLESRIAASKEFFFLESRYLPIAVLVMVVMSLHSFRITHRFFGPIYRFKETIKEIAGGNLDIRVRLRKNDYLKDVESVFNGMLDTLSARFRDVFTSNLKCRLIIAEIMQGADKGTISKEQMNEKLQNIKEQLEIVERLTGSSVNNKKE encoded by the coding sequence ATGAAACATAAAGATAAGCGAAAAAAGATAATAGTAGATATGAGCTCCCAGTCGAAATATGCGATAATGGTGTTTGCCTACCTGATGATTTATTCACTGATAGTAAATGTCCTTGTTTACCTGCCTACAGTTTCTGTCCTCGAGAATGAGAACCTGCCATTAGAAAGCAGGATTGCCGCATCCAAGGAATTTTTTTTCCTTGAAAGCAGGTATCTGCCTATTGCCGTGCTTGTAATGGTGGTGATGTCTCTGCACAGCTTCAGGATAACGCACAGGTTTTTTGGCCCAATTTACAGATTCAAGGAAACAATAAAAGAAATAGCAGGGGGAAATCTGGACATCAGGGTCAGACTCAGGAAAAATGACTATCTGAAAGATGTGGAATCTGTTTTTAACGGAATGCTTGATACGCTTTCTGCCAGGTTCAGAGATGTCTTTACATCTAACCTTAAATGCCGTCTCATAATTGCTGAAATCATGCAGGGTGCTGATAAAGGAACGATCTCAAAAGAGCAGATGAACGAAAAACTGCAGAATATCAAGGAGCAGCTTGAGATAGTTGAGCGGCTTACGGGAAGCAGTGTAAATAATAAAAAAGAATAA
- the mnmA gene encoding tRNA 2-thiouridine(34) synthase MnmA yields the protein MCASNHKTVIVAMSGGVDSSVAAFLLKEQGYNVIGISLQLYDQSSYSETLFGSCCSLKDIHDARRVAEKLAIPFYVINLEKEFREEVIDNFLSRYSNGKTPNPCILCNQKIKFRHLLNRAFGIGADFLATGHYASIEKDSASGEFILKKGIDANKDQSYFLAGMTQAQMQNILFPVGSLKKIEVREIARENGLPVWEKKESQEICFVPSNNYRDFLKREIPSFRETPGEIMTSDGTVVGKHNGIENFTIGQRKGIGLAFGKPFYVTALIPEKKQVVIGDENELFKTGMKVTGIIWHSERAVPASGMRLEVKYRYRSKYAAAEIIAIDGENATVKFLEPQKAITPGQAAVFYNDDSVLGGGWIEESQ from the coding sequence ATGTGTGCATCAAACCATAAAACAGTTATTGTAGCAATGAGCGGAGGGGTTGACAGCTCGGTCGCCGCCTTTCTTCTTAAAGAGCAGGGATATAATGTGATAGGCATTTCTCTTCAGCTCTATGATCAGAGTTCTTACAGCGAGACACTTTTCGGCTCCTGCTGTTCGCTCAAGGATATCCATGACGCAAGGCGTGTGGCGGAAAAACTCGCTATTCCTTTCTATGTCATAAATCTTGAGAAGGAATTCAGGGAAGAGGTAATAGACAACTTTCTTTCCAGGTACTCGAATGGGAAAACCCCGAACCCCTGTATCCTTTGCAATCAGAAGATAAAGTTCAGACACCTTCTTAACAGGGCATTCGGAATCGGGGCGGACTTTCTCGCTACGGGACATTATGCAAGTATAGAAAAGGACAGTGCAAGTGGCGAATTTATCCTTAAAAAAGGGATTGATGCAAACAAGGACCAGTCCTACTTTCTTGCAGGGATGACGCAGGCGCAGATGCAAAATATACTTTTCCCGGTGGGCAGCTTAAAGAAAATAGAGGTAAGGGAAATAGCCCGCGAGAACGGGCTTCCGGTCTGGGAGAAGAAAGAAAGCCAGGAGATATGTTTTGTCCCTTCAAATAACTACCGTGATTTTTTGAAGAGAGAAATCCCATCATTTAGAGAGACACCCGGAGAAATCATGACCTCCGATGGAACAGTGGTTGGCAAACACAATGGAATTGAGAATTTCACAATCGGACAGAGAAAAGGAATCGGTCTGGCGTTCGGAAAGCCTTTCTATGTCACAGCCCTGATTCCGGAGAAAAAACAGGTTGTAATAGGCGACGAAAATGAATTGTTTAAAACAGGGATGAAAGTGACAGGAATTATCTGGCATTCGGAAAGAGCTGTTCCTGCAAGCGGCATGCGGTTGGAAGTAAAATACAGGTATCGCAGCAAATACGCCGCAGCAGAGATTATTGCAATAGATGGAGAGAATGCGACTGTAAAGTTTCTTGAACCTCAAAAAGCAATAACACCGGGACAGGCTGCAGTTTTTTACAATGATGATTCTGTTTTGGGCGGTGGCTGGATTGAAGAGAGCCAATAA
- a CDS encoding HNH endonuclease yields MHRYLTKTSVLVLSSTYEVINICDTKRAIILVLKGVAVAEELSDRYYRSPTFSMPVPSVIRLHRYVKITYKLVSFTRKNIFLRDNFTCYYCNDQLRPKELTLDHVLPKSKGGWNNWDNIVTACIPCNKKKGNRTPEEANMKLRRPPKSPSVPIYLQIIRNIGNTKKQWHKYLFMDA; encoded by the coding sequence ATGCACAGGTATTTAACTAAAACATCGGTTCTTGTCTTAAGCTCGACCTATGAGGTAATAAATATTTGTGATACAAAAAGGGCTATAATCCTGGTCCTAAAAGGTGTGGCTGTAGCTGAGGAACTGTCAGACCGCTACTATCGCTCTCCTACATTCAGCATGCCTGTACCGTCAGTAATAAGGCTGCACCGTTATGTTAAGATAACATATAAACTGGTATCATTTACGAGGAAGAACATATTCTTGCGCGACAACTTCACATGCTACTATTGCAACGACCAGTTAAGACCCAAGGAACTCACCCTTGACCATGTGCTTCCAAAATCCAAGGGTGGATGGAATAACTGGGACAACATCGTTACCGCCTGCATCCCCTGCAACAAGAAAAAGGGGAACCGTACACCCGAAGAGGCTAATATGAAACTCAGACGTCCTCCAAAGTCGCCATCTGTGCCGATTTATCTTCAGATAATCCGCAACATCGGAAACACGAAAAAACAATGGCACAAATATCTTTTCATGGACGCATGA
- the dusB gene encoding tRNA dihydrouridine synthase DusB has protein sequence MKLSPLIIGNIEISPPLLLAPMAGVANLPFRIIASEYGAGFVYTELISAEALSRRNEKTEVLLKTDSREKPVGVQLFGANTETMVMAAEKVAKTGARLIDINMGCPVKKVVKSRSGAALLKDPGKIKEMLKAVVNCVDIPVTVKIRIGWDNKNINAVEIAKIAEECGVKAITVHGRTALQGFTGKADWNIIANVKSNVSIPVIGNGDVTTVQSAKEMFEVTRCDAIMLGRGTLGRPWLFRETIAFIETGEIIPHPSQTEIKSVMLEHLNLNICYFGERRGINLFKNHAAWYAKGIRGAIGFRQKVNKISSCADMRKAIEELFDAPKQ, from the coding sequence TTGAAGCTTTCTCCACTTATCATAGGCAATATCGAGATTTCTCCTCCTCTGCTTTTAGCTCCAATGGCAGGGGTTGCGAACCTTCCATTCCGGATAATCGCTTCTGAATATGGGGCAGGGTTTGTTTACACTGAGTTGATAAGCGCAGAAGCGCTTTCAAGAAGGAACGAAAAAACTGAGGTTTTACTTAAAACCGACAGCCGGGAAAAACCTGTAGGTGTTCAGCTCTTTGGCGCAAATACGGAAACAATGGTAATGGCTGCGGAAAAAGTTGCCAAAACCGGGGCAAGGCTCATAGACATCAATATGGGGTGTCCGGTAAAGAAGGTTGTAAAATCGCGCTCCGGTGCAGCACTTTTGAAAGATCCGGGCAAAATCAAAGAAATGCTTAAAGCAGTTGTTAACTGCGTAGATATTCCTGTCACCGTTAAGATCCGCATTGGCTGGGACAATAAAAACATAAATGCAGTTGAGATTGCAAAGATTGCTGAGGAATGCGGAGTAAAGGCAATTACCGTGCATGGGAGGACTGCCCTGCAAGGATTTACCGGAAAGGCAGACTGGAACATAATCGCAAATGTAAAAAGCAATGTTTCAATCCCTGTAATTGGAAACGGAGATGTAACTACCGTTCAATCCGCTAAAGAGATGTTTGAAGTGACCCGCTGCGACGCCATAATGTTAGGCAGAGGTACTCTTGGCAGGCCATGGCTTTTCAGGGAAACCATTGCATTTATTGAAACTGGAGAAATCATTCCCCATCCTTCGCAGACTGAGATAAAATCTGTCATGCTCGAACATCTAAACCTCAACATCTGTTATTTTGGAGAAAGACGCGGTATAAATCTTTTCAAGAATCACGCTGCCTGGTATGCAAAAGGGATACGGGGCGCCATCGGCTTCAGACAAAAGGTAAACAAGATATCTTCCTGCGCAGATATGAGAAAGGCGATTGAAGAACTGTTTGATGCGCCTAAACAGTAA
- a CDS encoding right-handed parallel beta-helix repeat-containing protein, giving the protein MKSKLQITALFFLVLSFLFLSNSISAATFKVSTTSEFRQALLDAAGNGEDDTIILNAGTYKTTDDGLGTFTFSDSEAHNLTIKAKDGLTRNDVILDGDNTDQVLDYENTETDSVLTVDTITVQNCYTHGSGNTGGGISSSSDIIITNTTISNNVAYNGGGIHAGKEATVINSTISNNSANKYGGGIYGESGATITITNSIISNNSVTNIIPYNFVCSDYNKKFNTNGNETIKKVVIIDNIDPLLFSGTGYGAGIYASAVTVTNSTISNNRALIVGGGIYANAVTIRNSTISGNDGGGIYANTVNVTNSTISENISGFCYSTCERGGGIYAGDSVTAINSTISDNSSTAGGGICGKGNFINNIFTNNSSDIYFSGDSNLYNNFIDNTKLENELSFVITKENNVEPEEVKRNYFPDSDLRLGAHVYKTSYDSESLNFADSDFRLGAGSIAINKGLNPSSKLFKKLINDKSILKALKTDKDGNKRIRGKAIDLGAYEYLAFTITASAGVGGSITPKGNMKVTYGTDRTFTITPKKGYKIAKVKVDGVSVGAVKTYTFTNITKNHSISATFKKK; this is encoded by the coding sequence ATGAAATCAAAACTTCAAATCACTGCTTTATTCTTTTTAGTTCTAAGTTTTCTTTTTCTTTCCAATAGTATTTCAGCCGCAACATTCAAGGTAAGCACAACGAGCGAGTTCCGTCAGGCACTTTTAGATGCCGCTGGAAACGGGGAAGATGATACAATTATTTTAAATGCCGGGACTTATAAGACCACAGATGACGGGCTGGGAACTTTTACGTTTTCCGACAGTGAAGCTCACAATCTCACAATAAAAGCTAAGGATGGATTGACAAGGAATGACGTTATTCTGGACGGTGATAATACTGATCAGGTTCTCGACTATGAAAACACTGAAACAGATTCAGTTTTGACAGTTGATACTATCACTGTTCAAAACTGTTACACTCACGGCAGCGGCAACACAGGTGGCGGGATTAGTAGCTCAAGTGACATAATAATTACAAACACAACCATCTCGAATAATGTAGCTTATAACGGTGGTGGAATACATGCGGGTAAAGAGGCGACCGTGATAAATTCAACTATTTCAAATAATAGTGCTAACAAATATGGTGGCGGTATCTATGGCGAAAGTGGTGCAACTATAACTATTACAAATTCCATTATTTCTAATAATTCAGTTACAAATATTATTCCTTATAATTTTGTTTGTAGTGACTACAATAAGAAATTTAATACTAATGGTAATGAAACAATAAAAAAAGTAGTCATAATAGATAATATAGATCCATTACTCTTTTCCGGTACTGGCTATGGTGCTGGTATCTATGCCAGTGCTGTAACCGTAACAAATTCAACTATATCCAATAATAGAGCTCTGATAGTTGGTGGTGGTATCTATGCCAATGCTGTAACCATAAGAAATTCAACTATATCCGGGAATGATGGTGGAGGTATCTATGCCAATACTGTAAACGTAACTAACTCTACAATCTCGGAAAATATAAGCGGTTTTTGCTACTCAACATGTGAGCGGGGCGGTGGAATTTATGCAGGGGATTCTGTAACTGCAATAAACTCTACCATTTCTGATAATTCATCTACCGCAGGAGGAGGCATCTGTGGCAAAGGGAATTTTATAAACAATATTTTCACAAACAATTCGTCTGACATTTATTTTAGCGGGGACAGTAATCTTTACAATAACTTTATTGACAATACAAAACTGGAAAATGAGTTGTCTTTTGTCATTACAAAGGAGAACAACGTTGAGCCAGAGGAAGTAAAACGTAACTACTTTCCAGATTCTGATCTCAGGTTAGGTGCCCATGTATATAAAACGAGTTATGATTCGGAGAGTCTTAACTTTGCTGACTCTGATTTCAGGTTAGGCGCGGGTTCGATTGCTATTAATAAGGGATTAAATCCTAGCTCAAAATTATTTAAGAAGTTAATAAATGATAAATCAATTTTAAAAGCATTGAAAACAGATAAGGACGGAAACAAGCGTATCAGGGGTAAAGCAATTGACCTGGGAGCCTATGAATACTTGGCTTTTACAATCACAGCATCAGCAGGCGTGGGAGGAAGCATCACTCCCAAAGGTAATATGAAAGTTACTTACGGTACAGACAGGACATTTACCATCACACCAAAAAAGGGCTACAAAATCGCAAAAGTAAAAGTAGATGGGGTTTCCGTTGGCGCAGTGAAGACTTATACTTTTACGAACATAACAAAAAACCATTCCATAAGCGCAACATTTAAGAAGAAGTGA